TGCTGCAGAGCGGAAACATAGCTCAGACCCCGGCTCCGCCACACGGTGCTGCGCCGCAACATGCTAATATGGCCGCACCCAGTGCCGTCAATGCCAACAGTGTGGGAAACCCTCCGGTACAAGACGATGCTCCCGTCTCGCTGCTCACGGAGATTGCCGACATAATGCGCAGCTTTGGCGACAGCGATCAGCCACGCACGGCCAGCGTTAAGCTGGTGGAACAGatcctccagcagcagctgagGGGCATCTTCAACGAGGCGTCTCTGGTGGCCATGCGCCGCAAACAGAATCCGTGTCCCTCGCAGGCCGACTTTGAGTTTCTCATGCGCAATCATCTGGTAAAGATTGCCCGCATGCGGAAGCACCTCAAGGATATGCGTATACTAAAGCGATTCCTCAGCATTAGGACGGGGAGGCAGGACTTTATGGACGACctggagcagcaggaggaggatgaggaaCTGGCCATCGAAGTGCACGAGCTACACGATGAGGACCGCATGCGGCGCCTGTTCCGAGCCGACCGCATCTCTCAGATCCTCACCGGCCAGCAGTACCTGGAGTTCAACGAGGCCCGCAAGACTTCCTTCTACTGCCGCCACGGCGAGAAGATAAAGAACAAGTTCCGACGCTTCCTGGACCTGCCCGCTGATCTGCGCATCCCCACACCCACCATGAACATCCTGGCGTATTTGGCTCACGAAACTATTGCCGCAATTGTCGATTACTCGATTCTTACACGCCTGAACTCGGACAATCGAGCCACTGAGCCGTACAGTCGGGTGACCTCGGCCGGCGGCAGTCCTGCCATGATGCATGTGTGTCCCGAGGTCACACAGGGTCGAGGCATGGAGGTGGTGAAGCCCATCAGCGTCCAGGAAATACATGAGGCTATGCGTCGCTTTCGGCAGATGAGTAGTCGCAAGATTGGTCGCTATCGGAATTCCTGCGACATTGATTTTAGAAGGAGCTTTTTAGCAATTTAAAAATTATTATAAAAGATGAAAGGAGCAGTAAACGAGTAAACAACCGATGGATAATTATTGCTTAAATTTCAAAACATTTACGCTCAATTTTATTGGAAAAGGAATCTTTAAGGAATTAATAAAAGATACTCAAGCAAAATCCCTCGAACTTCTTACGAGTTTTCATGTACTTGTAGTTCATTCTCCTTTCACATGTGTGCTGTATGTACAATGTACATATGGCTATCCATAAATCCATATATGTAGGCTTCATTTAAGCAACAATGGCGCAGAATTTCCGTGAAACTTCGCCCCTCTCCGTTAACCGTCGTGGAGAGTCGATAAATTGAAACGGTAAACGATGTTGAAACAGGCACCGACAGATAAATAAAAGCGCAATAAAGAAATTTGCCGCACTCATACAAACACATACAGGAACACAAACGAAAGAATGCCAAAAgacagacaaaaaaaaaaacaacaaaggCAACAAGGAGCCATGCTGCCACGATGCCGCAGGAGCAGAAAAATGCAGCAGAGAGAAGGCGTTAAGAGAAGCAGCCCGCGAGAACGCACTTAATAATCAACTTCCTATTGTGCATAcaaatgtgtgtgtgagtgcgagtgcgagttcGCGTgtgagagaggaagagaggaAGAGAGTGAGAAATGGATGAAGATCTGGCTGACCTGACAGAGATGCGAATTTGTTTTTTGACTTCAACAATACATTCTGACCTTAACTTTTCAGTCACTAACTAATTTTAAATTCGATTTTCTTGCTAATATGTTACTTGGCTCGGAAGATAAACTGCTTGCTAAGGATATGGAACCAAACCTTCAGATTTCAGCGATGTACTGCTTGCAATATAGGATAATTTACTTTTATGTTGCACAGCTTGAACTACTAAGTATGTATCCAAGATACATTCTACAGATTCTATATACACGCATGTATTTAAACGAGTGGATCCGGCTATAGCTACACAATTTAGTTCATAAATCTCATATTGAACAAAACAACCCAACTCTACTGGTTCCGCTCTGTGCTATCCCTTTGCCAAAGGCAGAGTAGAGGCAGTGTCTGCAGTAAATGGAAGAGGAGAGGAATGCGGCTGCCATTCTTCTTAGACTGCTTGAGCATCCCCTGCTCTCACTCTGTCCTCCTCTCTGGCTAAACGCTTAATGTTGATTGCTTtctgctgcaactgtaaattcAACGGCACATTATTCTTAATCGATTGCTCATACGCTTAACGAGCAGGTCGGGGCCCCGGGGACTCTCGTTCCGACCAAGTCAAAAGGCTCCTCGATGGCCAGTTAATGAAAACAAGCTGCCTGTGACGAAATTAAGCCAAAAAACTTGTTTCTTTTTCTCTCTTATGCTCCTTGTGTTATTCTTTCCTCCCAACCTCCTCATTGACAGACTCTCTCCCGCTTAATGTtacaaaatttgcatttcatGCGGCTCTTCGCATTCTCCCCACCATTCAgccccatcatcatcatcatgatgGTCGTCGTCCTCGTCCTTGTCCTCCTCGACGGCGTCGTCATCTCTTCGTATTGTCAAGTCACGTAGCCAATTTCCAGGCAGGCTAAAGTCAATATGCCCCAAACCCAGATGACAGAGTTTTCCCTCAACTTCTCTTAAAGAGGAGGAACAAATTATAGACAAAGAGTATACTAAAATATATGAACCGTTTACCAAAACGATGTCTCATTGCAAGCGGAAACTTTGAAGGTCAGATAGTTTTGGCGGGTAATAATCCTTTAAACAATGTATTCATATGTTGAGCAGCCCTTTTATTGAAAAGCTAAGCAGGGTGCGGAAGAACAGTCTCCACATTGTCCTACTCCTCAGAGTGCGTCTGCCTGACTGCTTTTAATATTCGCCAGATGAGACATTCGCTTCGATTAAAGAAGAGGAACAAATTATAGACAAGGAATACATTATATGAATGAGGATAATCCGTTTACCGAAGGATGTCTTTTTGAAAAAGAAACTTGCCAACGGAAACTTTGAAGGTCGCTTATGTAGTTTGGAGTGGCAATAATCCTTTAAACAATGTATTCAAATGTGTGTGCAGCAGGGAATATAGAGTGGAAAAGTGCCCACATTGTGCAGCCTCCTGAGGCTTTGCCACTTTTCTTCTTTGCTTCTGAGTAAAGTCAAAATGCCCCAAAAACCAAGATGACACTGTGGCCTTCACTGTGACATATAGATATAAGAATATTCATaaaattacaataaaaaatgctgtagt
This region of Drosophila miranda strain MSH22 chromosome 2, D.miranda_PacBio2.1, whole genome shotgun sequence genomic DNA includes:
- the LOC108157303 gene encoding transcription initiation protein SPT3 homolog, which encodes MNHNTKRVMRQNSVCILTNDLASSPVMLAPTPPSAPTTPQLQTVEDIKPIHVQRQVILLQSGNIAQTPAPPHGAAPQHANMAAPSAVNANSVGNPPVQDDAPVSLLTEIADIMRSFGDSDQPRTASVKLVEQILQQQLRGIFNEASLVAMRRKQNPCPSQADFEFLMRNHLVKIARMRKHLKDMRILKRFLSIRTGRQDFMDDLEQQEEDEELAIEVHELHDEDRMRRLFRADRISQILTGQQYLEFNEARKTSFYCRHGEKIKNKFRRFLDLPADLRIPTPTMNILAYLAHETIAAIVDYSILTRLNSDNRATEPYSRVTSAGGSPAMMHVCPEVTQGRGMEVVKPISVQEIHEAMRRFRQMSSRKIGRYRNSCDIDFRRSFLAI